The proteins below are encoded in one region of Rhizobacter sp.:
- a CDS encoding ABC transporter ATP-binding protein: MATRFLEVKELQGWYGESHVLHGVNFHVDEGEVVTLLGRNGAGRTSTLRAIMGLIGSRKGSIKVRGTEAISLPTHRIARMGLGYCPEERGIFSTLSCEENLLLPPKQAEGGMSIAQIYDMFPNLKERASSQGTRLSGGEQQMLAVARILRTGAKLLLLDEISEGLAPVIVQKLAEMVVALRKQGYTIVMVEQNFRFAAPLADRFLVMEHGRIIQEFTQAQLPDRMAQLHEYLGV, encoded by the coding sequence ATGGCCACCAGATTTCTAGAAGTCAAAGAACTCCAAGGCTGGTACGGCGAAAGCCACGTGCTGCACGGCGTGAATTTCCACGTCGACGAAGGCGAGGTCGTCACGCTGCTCGGCCGAAACGGCGCCGGCCGCACCAGCACCTTGCGCGCCATCATGGGCCTCATCGGCTCGCGCAAAGGCAGCATCAAGGTGCGCGGCACCGAGGCCATCTCGCTCCCCACGCACCGCATCGCCCGCATGGGCCTCGGCTACTGCCCCGAAGAGCGCGGCATCTTCTCGACGCTCTCGTGCGAAGAGAACCTGCTGCTGCCGCCCAAGCAGGCCGAAGGCGGCATGAGCATCGCCCAGATCTACGACATGTTTCCCAACCTGAAAGAGCGTGCCAGCAGCCAGGGCACGCGCCTCTCGGGGGGCGAGCAGCAGATGCTGGCCGTCGCGCGCATCCTGCGCACCGGCGCCAAGCTGCTGCTGCTCGACGAAATCTCGGAGGGCCTCGCACCCGTCATCGTGCAGAAGCTCGCCGAGATGGTGGTGGCCTTGCGCAAGCAGGGCTACACCATCGTGATGGTGGAGCAGAACTTCCGCTTCGCCGCACCGCTGGCCGACCGCTTCCTCGTCATGGAGCACGGCCGGATCATTCAAGAGTTCACCCAAGCGCAACTGCCTGACCGCATGGCCCAGCTCCACGAGTACCTGGGCGTTTGA
- a CDS encoding ABC transporter substrate-binding protein, which produces MKLKNIAAAAAIACTSALLPAQAQISGDVIKIGIITDMSGLYSDIDGPAGVEAIKMAIADAGGKINGKTIELVSADHQNKPDIAAAKAREWFDTNGLDMLIGGTNSGTSLAMAKVAAEKKKLFISVGAATSALTNEQCNPYTVHWAYDTVALAKGTGNAVVKAGGKSWYFLQADYAFGAQLMNDTSAVVKAAGGTIVGSVKHPLSASDFSSFLLQAQSSKAQILGLANAGGDTINSIKAANEFGITKTMKLAGLLMFINDVHSLGLNATQGMYLTDSWYWNRDPETRAWSRKFFEKIKRMPSSIQAGDYSAAHNYLNAVKAVGSDDADKVLAQMKKTKVNDIFAKGGFIRDDGRMVHDMYLMQVKTPKESTEPWDYYKVAQTFKGEEAWTTKAESKCALWK; this is translated from the coding sequence ATGAAACTCAAGAACATCGCCGCAGCAGCCGCCATCGCGTGCACCAGCGCGCTTCTTCCCGCCCAGGCCCAGATCTCGGGCGACGTGATCAAGATCGGCATCATCACCGACATGTCGGGTCTGTACTCCGACATCGACGGCCCGGCCGGCGTCGAAGCCATCAAGATGGCCATCGCCGATGCGGGCGGCAAGATCAACGGCAAGACCATCGAGCTCGTCTCCGCCGACCACCAGAACAAGCCCGACATCGCCGCCGCCAAGGCGCGCGAGTGGTTTGACACCAACGGCCTGGACATGCTGATCGGCGGCACCAACTCCGGCACCAGCCTCGCGATGGCCAAGGTCGCTGCCGAGAAGAAGAAGCTCTTCATCTCGGTGGGGGCGGCCACCTCGGCGCTGACCAACGAGCAGTGCAACCCCTACACCGTGCACTGGGCGTATGACACCGTGGCCCTCGCCAAGGGCACGGGCAACGCGGTGGTGAAGGCCGGCGGCAAGAGCTGGTACTTCCTGCAGGCCGACTACGCCTTCGGCGCGCAGCTGATGAACGACACCTCGGCCGTGGTCAAGGCCGCGGGCGGCACCATCGTGGGCAGCGTGAAGCACCCGCTGTCGGCGAGCGACTTCTCGTCCTTCCTGCTGCAGGCGCAGTCGAGCAAGGCGCAGATCCTGGGTCTCGCCAACGCCGGTGGCGACACCATCAACAGCATCAAGGCGGCCAACGAGTTCGGCATCACCAAGACGATGAAGCTGGCCGGCCTCTTGATGTTCATCAACGACGTGCACTCGCTGGGCCTGAACGCCACGCAGGGCATGTACCTCACCGACAGCTGGTACTGGAACCGCGACCCCGAGACGCGCGCCTGGAGCCGCAAGTTCTTCGAGAAGATCAAGCGCATGCCCTCGTCCATCCAGGCGGGTGACTACTCGGCCGCCCACAACTACCTGAACGCCGTCAAGGCCGTGGGCAGCGACGACGCCGACAAGGTGCTGGCCCAGATGAAGAAGACCAAGGTCAACGACATCTTCGCCAAAGGCGGCTTCATCCGTGACGACGGCCGCATGGTGCACGACATGTACCTGATGCAGGTGAAGACGCCGAAGGAGTCGACCGAGCCGTGGGATTACTACAAGGTGGCGCAGACCTTCAAGGGTGAGGAGGCCTGGACCACGAAGGCTGAATCGAAGTGCGCCCTCTGGAAATAA
- a CDS encoding branched-chain amino acid ABC transporter permease has product MTEIFGIPIQAFMGQLMLGLVNGSFYAMLSLGLAVIFGLLGIVNFAHGALYMIGAYVAWFSLEKFGLNYWMALIVAPLVVGALGLVIERTLLKHLYKLDPIYGLLLTFGISLIFEGVFREQYGVSGQSYSVPEALQGATNLGFMVLPNYRAWVIVASLIVCLGTWALIEKTSLGAKLRAGTENPALVQAFGINVPMMVMFTYAGGAALAALAGVLAAPVIQITPLMGTNLIIVVFAVVVIGGMGSILGSILTGLALGLVEGLTKVFYPEASNIVVFVIMAIVLMIRPAGLFGKEK; this is encoded by the coding sequence ATGACCGAAATATTTGGTATTCCGATACAGGCCTTCATGGGCCAGCTCATGCTGGGCCTGGTGAACGGCTCGTTCTACGCCATGCTGAGCCTCGGCCTGGCGGTGATCTTCGGCCTGCTCGGCATCGTGAACTTCGCGCACGGTGCGCTGTACATGATCGGCGCCTACGTGGCCTGGTTCTCGCTCGAGAAGTTTGGCCTCAACTATTGGATGGCGCTCATCGTGGCGCCGCTGGTGGTAGGCGCGCTCGGCCTCGTGATCGAGCGCACGCTGCTCAAGCACCTCTACAAGCTCGACCCGATCTACGGGCTCTTGCTGACCTTCGGCATCTCGCTGATCTTCGAAGGCGTGTTCCGCGAGCAGTACGGGGTGTCGGGCCAGTCGTATTCGGTGCCCGAGGCGCTGCAAGGTGCCACCAACCTCGGCTTCATGGTGCTGCCCAACTACCGCGCCTGGGTGATTGTGGCTTCGCTCATCGTCTGCCTGGGCACCTGGGCCTTGATCGAGAAGACGAGCCTCGGTGCCAAGCTGCGTGCCGGCACCGAAAACCCGGCACTGGTGCAGGCCTTCGGCATCAACGTGCCGATGATGGTGATGTTCACCTACGCGGGTGGTGCGGCCCTCGCCGCGCTGGCCGGCGTGCTGGCGGCGCCGGTGATCCAGATCACGCCGCTGATGGGCACCAACCTCATCATCGTCGTCTTCGCGGTGGTGGTGATCGGCGGCATGGGCTCCATCCTCGGCTCCATCCTCACCGGCCTGGCGCTCGGCCTGGTCGAGGGCCTGACGAAAGTGTTCTACCCCGAGGCGTCCAACATCGTCGTCTTCGTGATCATGGCCATCGTGCTGATGATTCGCCCCGCCGGCCTCTTCGGCAAGGAGAAATAA
- a CDS encoding branched-chain amino acid ABC transporter permease: MATPATTPTPVVRKARIAWAVLFALLAVAPFVGLYPVFMMKALCFAIFACAFNLLLGFTGLLSFGHACFLGSAAYATGWLVRSAGLTPELGLLAGVGIAALLGLAVGLIAIRRQGIYFAMITLAMAQMVYFVCLQAPFTGGEDGLQGVPRGKLFGLLPLGNDIAMYYLVLAIFAAVFLGILRIVHSPYGQVLKAIRENEPRAISLGYDVDRYKLLAFVLSSALAGLAGSLKTLVLGFATLTDVHWSLSGEVILMTLLGGLGTFAGPVIGAFTIIGLQNFLADRVGSWVTVIIGGIFVVCVIAFRRGFVGELLAWQQKRKQ, encoded by the coding sequence ATGGCCACCCCAGCCACCACCCCGACCCCGGTCGTGCGCAAGGCGCGCATCGCGTGGGCCGTGCTCTTCGCGCTGCTCGCCGTCGCGCCCTTCGTCGGCCTGTACCCCGTCTTCATGATGAAGGCGCTGTGCTTCGCGATCTTTGCCTGCGCCTTCAACCTGCTGCTCGGCTTCACCGGCCTGCTGTCGTTCGGCCACGCGTGTTTCCTCGGCTCGGCGGCGTATGCCACCGGCTGGCTCGTGCGCTCGGCGGGCCTCACGCCCGAACTCGGCCTTCTCGCCGGCGTGGGGATTGCGGCGCTGCTCGGCCTGGCGGTGGGGCTGATTGCCATCCGCCGCCAGGGCATCTACTTCGCGATGATCACGCTCGCGATGGCGCAGATGGTGTACTTCGTCTGCCTGCAGGCGCCCTTCACCGGCGGTGAAGACGGCCTGCAGGGCGTGCCGCGTGGCAAGCTCTTCGGCCTCTTGCCGCTCGGCAACGACATCGCGATGTACTACCTGGTGCTCGCGATCTTCGCGGCGGTGTTCCTTGGCATCCTGCGCATCGTGCACTCGCCCTACGGCCAGGTGCTGAAAGCCATCCGCGAGAACGAGCCACGCGCCATCTCGCTCGGCTACGACGTCGACCGCTACAAGCTCCTCGCCTTCGTGCTCTCCAGCGCGCTCGCCGGCCTGGCCGGCTCGCTCAAGACCCTGGTGCTCGGCTTCGCCACGCTGACCGACGTGCACTGGTCGCTCTCGGGCGAGGTGATCCTGATGACGCTGCTCGGCGGCCTCGGCACCTTCGCCGGCCCGGTGATCGGCGCCTTCACCATCATCGGCCTGCAGAACTTCCTCGCCGACCGCGTGGGCTCGTGGGTCACGGTCATCATCGGCGGCATCTTCGTGGTGTGCGTGATCGCCTTCCGCCGCGGCTTCGTGGGCGAGCTGCTCGCCTGGCAGCAAAAGCGAAAGCAGTGA
- a CDS encoding DUF2164 domain-containing protein produces MTIEIPKDARKEAIASIERYFQENMDEKIGNIAAGALLNYFLEEIGPLVYNQAVADVQERLRMRVDELDVEHHEDEFQYWRKRR; encoded by the coding sequence ATGACCATCGAGATCCCGAAAGACGCGCGCAAGGAGGCCATCGCCTCCATCGAGCGCTACTTCCAGGAAAACATGGACGAGAAGATCGGCAACATCGCCGCCGGTGCGTTGCTGAACTACTTCCTCGAAGAGATCGGCCCGCTCGTCTACAACCAGGCGGTGGCCGACGTGCAGGAGCGCCTGCGCATGCGCGTCGACGAGCTCGACGTCGAACACCACGAAGACGAATTCCAGTACTGGCGCAAGCGCCGCTGA
- a CDS encoding GFA family protein, translated as MKYTGSCHCGKVAFEVEGEIGTALACNCSICQRKGSLLWFVPRAELKLKTPEDAASTYTFNKHVIKHRFCPTCGIHPYGEGVDPKGNAMAAINVRCLEGIDLDTVKVHHFDGRSQ; from the coding sequence ATGAAGTACACCGGCAGCTGCCACTGCGGCAAGGTGGCGTTCGAGGTCGAAGGCGAGATCGGCACCGCGCTCGCCTGCAACTGCTCGATCTGCCAGCGCAAGGGCTCGCTGCTGTGGTTCGTGCCGCGTGCGGAGCTGAAGCTCAAGACGCCCGAAGACGCCGCCAGCACCTACACCTTCAACAAACACGTCATCAAGCACCGCTTCTGCCCGACCTGCGGCATCCACCCCTATGGCGAGGGTGTCGACCCGAAAGGCAACGCGATGGCCGCGATCAACGTGCGCTGCCTCGAAGGCATCGACCTCGACACGGTGAAGGTCCACCACTTCGACGGGCGCTCCCAGTGA
- a CDS encoding sulfite exporter TauE/SafE family protein, protein MTGAEIALLVVGAAVAGFVQGLSGFAFGMVAMSIWVWAIDPRVAVVMSIAGGLSGQIFAAVRLRRGLQWPLLWPFLAGALVGVPLGVVVLPFVDAVVFKFGLGVTLMVCCSAMLFAQRFPRITRGGRIGDALAGTAGGVMGGLGGFTGVVPSLWCTLRGWDKDTARAVLQNFNLAALSVTFATYVGGGMVTREMWPLFLAVIPALLIPSVLGTRLYVGLSETSFRRVVLGLLTVSGVVMIVSSLPVLLKR, encoded by the coding sequence ATGACCGGCGCTGAGATCGCGCTGCTCGTCGTCGGCGCGGCCGTCGCCGGTTTCGTGCAGGGGCTGTCGGGCTTCGCCTTCGGCATGGTCGCGATGTCGATCTGGGTCTGGGCCATCGACCCCCGCGTGGCGGTGGTCATGTCGATTGCCGGTGGCCTGAGCGGGCAGATCTTCGCGGCCGTGCGGTTGCGCCGCGGCCTGCAATGGCCGCTGCTGTGGCCCTTCCTGGCGGGTGCCCTCGTGGGCGTGCCGCTGGGTGTGGTGGTGCTGCCCTTCGTCGACGCGGTCGTCTTCAAGTTCGGCCTCGGCGTGACGCTGATGGTGTGCTGCTCGGCCATGCTCTTCGCCCAGCGCTTCCCGCGCATCACCCGTGGCGGGCGCATCGGCGATGCGCTGGCCGGCACGGCCGGTGGCGTGATGGGCGGGCTCGGCGGCTTCACCGGCGTCGTGCCCTCGCTGTGGTGCACGCTGCGCGGCTGGGACAAGGACACCGCCCGCGCCGTGCTGCAGAACTTCAACCTCGCCGCGCTCTCCGTCACCTTTGCCACCTACGTGGGCGGCGGCATGGTCACGCGCGAGATGTGGCCGCTCTTCTTGGCGGTCATTCCGGCGCTGCTCATCCCCTCGGTGCTGGGCACGCGCCTCTACGTGGGCCTGAGCGAAACCTCGTTCCGGCGCGTGGTGCTGGGCTTGCTCACCGTCTCGGGGGTGGTGATGATCGTGTCGTCGCTGCCCGTTCTGCTGAAGAGATGA
- a CDS encoding Asp/Glu/hydantoin racemase has protein sequence MTDIAFLHTSPAHVATFDALLKEVAPRLTASHLVREDLLARAQREGLDDPALIAGVRSALQSAAAHARVVVCSCSTLGGLAEAAPTPVPVTRVDRAMADEAAQRGAPVLMVAALQSTLAPTAQLLQSSAERLGQPLAMRTLWVEDAWPHFEAGRREAYLSCIASAVRQHAKPGDTVVLAQASMAGAADLLADTGLVVLSSPRLGVMHALRFCDVG, from the coding sequence ATGACCGACATCGCCTTCCTCCACACCTCGCCAGCGCACGTGGCCACCTTCGATGCGCTCCTGAAAGAGGTGGCGCCGCGGCTCACCGCGTCTCACCTCGTGCGCGAAGACCTGCTGGCCCGCGCGCAGCGCGAGGGCCTCGACGACCCGGCCCTCATCGCCGGCGTGCGCTCGGCGCTGCAGTCGGCCGCGGCGCATGCCCGCGTCGTCGTGTGCAGTTGCTCCACCCTCGGCGGCCTGGCGGAAGCCGCGCCCACCCCCGTGCCCGTCACCCGCGTCGACCGTGCGATGGCCGACGAGGCGGCGCAACGCGGCGCGCCGGTGCTGATGGTCGCCGCCCTGCAGAGCACGCTGGCGCCGACCGCTCAGCTGCTGCAGTCGTCGGCCGAGCGCCTTGGCCAGCCGCTCGCGATGCGCACGCTGTGGGTCGAAGACGCCTGGCCCCACTTCGAAGCCGGCCGCCGCGAGGCCTACCTCAGCTGCATCGCCAGCGCCGTGCGCCAGCACGCCAAGCCCGGCGACACCGTGGTGCTCGCCCAGGCCTCGATGGCCGGCGCCGCCGATCTCTTGGCCGACACCGGCCTCGTGGTGCTGAGCAGCCCGCGGCTGGGGGTGATGCACGCGCTGCGTTTCTGCGATGTCGGCTGA
- a CDS encoding tetratricopeptide repeat protein: MALDLSTLWDFRQPALSEQRFRAALQTASGDDALILQTQIARSHGLRGDFAKARELLATLQPALESAGAPARARHALEWGRSFASAAHRAQDVTPESRAEARAAFERAARIASSVGLDELTVDALHMQAFVDPSPAEQERWTREALKVVSASTRPDARAWEASLRNNLGMVLHDQGRFGEALGEFELALIVRERGQDAAATRVARWMVAWTLRALGRIDEALALQQRLEREGDAAGEPDPYVYEELEALHRARHEAELAAHYARKRQAPR, translated from the coding sequence ATGGCCCTTGACCTGTCGACCTTGTGGGACTTCCGCCAACCGGCTCTCAGCGAGCAGCGCTTTCGCGCGGCTTTGCAGACGGCAAGCGGTGATGATGCGCTGATCCTGCAAACGCAGATCGCGCGCAGCCACGGCTTGCGGGGCGACTTCGCGAAAGCCCGCGAGCTGCTGGCCACGCTGCAGCCCGCGCTGGAGTCGGCTGGCGCGCCAGCCCGCGCCCGGCACGCACTTGAGTGGGGCAGAAGCTTCGCCTCGGCCGCGCATCGCGCACAAGACGTCACCCCGGAGTCCCGAGCCGAGGCACGGGCCGCCTTTGAGCGCGCGGCCCGCATCGCCAGCTCCGTGGGGCTGGACGAACTCACGGTCGATGCGTTGCACATGCAGGCCTTCGTCGACCCGTCCCCGGCCGAACAGGAGCGCTGGACGCGCGAGGCGCTGAAGGTGGTGAGCGCATCCACCCGGCCTGACGCCCGTGCATGGGAAGCGTCGCTGCGCAACAACCTGGGCATGGTGTTGCACGACCAAGGCCGTTTCGGTGAGGCGCTGGGCGAGTTCGAACTCGCGCTGATCGTTAGAGAGCGTGGCCAGGATGCTGCGGCCACGCGGGTGGCGCGCTGGATGGTGGCCTGGACCCTGCGGGCGCTCGGCCGCATCGACGAAGCACTCGCCTTGCAGCAGCGCCTGGAGCGTGAAGGCGATGCCGCGGGCGAACCCGACCCCTACGTGTATGAAGAACTCGAAGCGCTCCATCGAGCGAGACACGAAGCCGAGTTGGCAGCCCACTACGCGCGCAAGCGCCAAGCCCCCCGCTGA
- a CDS encoding GFA family protein — protein sequence MSETTTVAEGGCTCGQLRYRLTGAPLIVHCCHCRWCQRETGASFALNAMIEADRVQRLTAGEVETVLTPSESGKGQKIVRCPNCCIAVWSHYAGAGDAVCFVRVGTLDEPDRFPPDIHIYTQSKQPWVLLPPGARAVPEYYRASEVWPAESLARREALIRRLKPAS from the coding sequence ATGAGTGAGACGACGACCGTGGCCGAAGGCGGCTGCACCTGTGGCCAGCTGCGCTACCGCCTGACGGGGGCGCCGCTCATCGTGCACTGCTGCCACTGCCGCTGGTGCCAGCGCGAGACGGGTGCGTCGTTCGCGCTCAACGCGATGATCGAAGCCGACCGGGTGCAGCGGCTGACCGCCGGCGAGGTCGAGACCGTGCTCACGCCCTCGGAGAGTGGCAAGGGCCAGAAGATCGTGCGCTGCCCCAACTGCTGCATCGCCGTGTGGAGCCACTACGCCGGTGCAGGTGACGCAGTGTGCTTTGTGCGGGTGGGCACGCTGGACGAGCCCGACCGTTTCCCGCCCGACATCCACATCTACACGCAGTCGAAGCAGCCCTGGGTGCTGCTGCCGCCCGGTGCACGGGCGGTGCCGGAGTACTACCGCGCGTCGGAGGTCTGGCCGGCCGAGAGCCTCGCGCGGCGCGAGGCGCTGATCCGCAGGCTCAAGCCGGCTTCTTGA
- the tesB gene encoding acyl-CoA thioesterase II: MNTQVQELVELLQVEQLEHNLFRGISGDIGSPRVFGGQVLGQALMAAALTVERDRSVHSLHAYFLRPGDKQAKIVYDVERIRDGGSFTTRRVVAIQHGQPIFNFAASFHVKEEGVSHQDAMPQVPPPEGLTSVHELRRQLADKLPERLRAVLHAETAIDIRHCEPFNPLNPPPAGERAAVNNSWFRASDRLPDDPVLHQAMLAYSSDFGLLSAALLPHGLSFMNGSVQGVSLDHAMWFHDSFRMDDWLLYATNSPAANGARGFCRGSIYTQDGRLVASVAQEGLMRPQPPKVKKPA, translated from the coding sequence ATGAATACCCAAGTCCAAGAGCTGGTCGAGCTGCTGCAGGTCGAGCAGCTCGAACACAACCTGTTCCGCGGCATCAGCGGCGACATCGGCAGCCCGCGCGTCTTCGGCGGCCAGGTGCTGGGCCAGGCCCTGATGGCCGCCGCACTCACCGTCGAGCGTGACCGCTCCGTGCACTCGCTCCACGCCTACTTCCTGCGCCCCGGTGACAAGCAGGCCAAGATCGTCTACGACGTGGAGCGCATCCGCGATGGCGGCAGCTTCACCACCCGGCGCGTGGTCGCCATCCAGCACGGCCAGCCGATCTTCAACTTCGCCGCCTCCTTCCATGTGAAGGAAGAAGGCGTGTCGCACCAGGACGCGATGCCGCAGGTGCCGCCGCCCGAGGGCCTGACCAGCGTGCACGAGCTGCGCCGCCAGCTGGCCGACAAGCTGCCCGAGCGCCTGCGCGCGGTGCTGCATGCCGAGACCGCGATCGACATCCGCCACTGCGAGCCCTTCAACCCGCTCAACCCGCCGCCGGCCGGCGAGCGCGCCGCGGTCAACAACTCGTGGTTCCGCGCCTCCGACCGCCTGCCCGACGACCCGGTGCTGCACCAGGCGATGCTGGCCTATTCGTCCGACTTCGGGCTGCTCAGCGCCGCGCTCCTGCCGCACGGCCTCTCGTTCATGAACGGCAGCGTGCAGGGCGTGAGCCTCGACCACGCGATGTGGTTCCACGACAGCTTCCGCATGGACGATTGGCTGCTCTACGCCACCAACTCCCCGGCCGCGAACGGCGCCCGCGGCTTCTGCCGCGGCAGCATCTACACCCAGGACGGGCGGCTCGTCGCCTCGGTCGCGCAAGAGGGCCTGATGCGCCCGCAGCCGCCCAAGGTCAAGAAGCCGGCTTGA
- a CDS encoding phospholipase A yields MQECAAIGAAADRLACYDKLAGRALPAPPPAEVPIATTQMAPQGAPTAPAHEVKPEASPLSQYWELDASDKRGTFNLLGYRANYVMPLHKTNRINRAPQSPTQAAVNQPNYRDVEAKFQISLRTKAVQDVLGTGGDLWLAFTQQAMWQIWNGKDSKPFRNTDYEPEAIFVVPVPRAVRQLPFGWQWRLGQFGLAHQSNGQSDPLSRSWNRVYLGTGFERGDLSLTARVSQRLNEKLERDNNPDLVDYRGRTELQLGWTPGASTHSLTWRNSARRSDWGALQFEWTYPVSMSRPNGLRWFVQAFHGYGETLTDYNFKQTSFGFGLSFMQF; encoded by the coding sequence ATGCAGGAATGTGCCGCCATCGGCGCCGCCGCCGACCGCCTGGCCTGCTACGACAAGCTCGCCGGTCGCGCGCTGCCCGCGCCCCCGCCAGCGGAGGTGCCCATTGCCACCACGCAGATGGCGCCGCAAGGGGCACCCACCGCCCCAGCGCATGAGGTGAAGCCCGAGGCGAGCCCGTTGTCGCAGTACTGGGAGCTCGACGCCAGCGACAAGCGCGGCACCTTCAACCTGCTCGGCTATCGCGCCAACTACGTGATGCCCTTGCACAAGACCAACCGCATCAACCGCGCGCCGCAGTCGCCCACGCAGGCGGCGGTGAACCAGCCCAACTACCGCGACGTCGAGGCCAAGTTCCAGATCTCGCTGCGCACCAAGGCGGTTCAGGACGTGCTCGGCACGGGTGGCGACCTGTGGCTCGCGTTCACGCAGCAGGCGATGTGGCAGATCTGGAACGGCAAGGACTCCAAGCCCTTCCGCAACACCGACTACGAACCCGAAGCGATCTTCGTCGTGCCCGTGCCCAGGGCGGTGCGGCAGTTGCCCTTCGGCTGGCAATGGCGGCTCGGGCAGTTCGGCCTCGCGCACCAGTCGAACGGCCAGTCGGACCCGCTCTCGCGCAGCTGGAATCGCGTGTACCTCGGCACCGGCTTCGAGCGCGGCGACCTGAGCCTCACCGCGCGTGTCTCGCAGCGGCTGAACGAGAAGCTGGAGCGCGACAACAACCCCGACCTCGTCGACTACCGCGGCCGCACCGAGCTGCAGCTCGGCTGGACGCCGGGCGCCAGCACCCATTCGCTGACTTGGCGCAACAGCGCCCGGCGCAGCGACTGGGGTGCGCTGCAGTTCGAGTGGACCTACCCGGTGTCCATGAGCCGGCCGAACGGCCTGCGCTGGTTCGTGCAGGCCTTCCACGGCTACGGCGAGACGCTCACCGACTACAACTTCAAGCAGACGAGCTTCGGCTTCGGCCTGAGCTTCATGCAGTTCTGA